A region from the Salinivibrio kushneri genome encodes:
- a CDS encoding TldD/PmbA family protein, which translates to MLNPSTAKSVIDHALFLGADFAELFVERHHSGNVELLSGEVDKVSSGIDFGIGIRLFFGHKVLYGYTNSRDEEQLKKVTSLLCARDKRDQIATAGPLNLSHLNDKHPVSEPLSSDQHVADKVAFLRQVDTRIRAESDKIAQIIGRVGQREQQVEIFNSHGLHVTDTRHYTRIAATAVATNGEEQSTGFDAPGALTGWEFHQDIDPVEMGERVARQALVKLGAQACPSGEMPVVIGNGFGGVIFHEACGHLLETTSVAKQASVFHDQMGEMIASPVVSAVDDGTLANAWGSINIDDEGMETQHTQLIKDGKLTSFMVDHMGSLKTGYARTGSGRRESYKFAPTSRMRNTFIEPGNDSLDAMIGSMERGIYAKKMGGGSVQPGTGEFNFAVQEAYLVEDGQITAPLKSATLISTGPKVLKEISMVGKDLALAAGMCGSVSGAVPTTVGQPALKVDNILVGGGNA; encoded by the coding sequence ATGCTGAATCCATCAACGGCAAAGTCGGTGATTGACCATGCTCTGTTTTTAGGCGCGGATTTCGCCGAACTCTTTGTCGAACGCCATCACTCAGGCAACGTGGAGCTGTTGTCTGGTGAGGTGGATAAAGTGAGCTCAGGGATTGATTTTGGTATTGGTATCCGGTTGTTCTTCGGTCATAAAGTGCTTTATGGCTATACCAACAGCCGCGATGAAGAACAATTGAAAAAAGTCACCAGCTTGCTGTGCGCGCGCGACAAGCGCGATCAAATTGCCACCGCTGGGCCGCTCAATTTATCCCATTTAAATGACAAGCACCCCGTGTCTGAGCCGTTATCGTCGGATCAACATGTGGCCGATAAGGTGGCATTCTTACGCCAAGTAGATACGCGCATTCGTGCCGAGAGCGATAAAATTGCCCAAATTATTGGTCGTGTCGGCCAACGTGAGCAACAGGTCGAAATTTTTAACTCTCATGGCCTCCATGTCACAGATACCCGCCACTACACCCGTATTGCCGCTACAGCGGTCGCCACGAACGGTGAAGAGCAGTCAACGGGCTTTGATGCTCCCGGTGCGCTCACAGGCTGGGAATTCCACCAAGATATCGATCCGGTTGAGATGGGCGAGCGTGTCGCACGACAGGCGCTGGTTAAGCTTGGGGCCCAAGCCTGTCCATCGGGCGAAATGCCGGTGGTGATTGGCAACGGTTTTGGTGGCGTGATTTTCCACGAAGCCTGTGGCCACTTGTTAGAAACCACCTCGGTGGCGAAACAGGCCTCCGTCTTCCATGACCAAATGGGCGAAATGATTGCCAGCCCAGTGGTGAGTGCGGTGGACGATGGCACCTTGGCGAATGCGTGGGGCTCAATCAACATCGATGATGAAGGCATGGAAACCCAGCATACCCAGTTGATCAAAGACGGTAAGCTCACCTCGTTTATGGTCGATCATATGGGTAGCCTGAAAACCGGTTATGCGCGCACCGGCTCTGGCCGACGTGAGTCTTATAAATTCGCACCGACCTCGCGGATGCGAAACACCTTTATTGAGCCCGGTAACGACAGCTTAGACGCCATGATTGGCTCGATGGAGCGTGGCATCTATGCCAAGAAAATGGGGGGTGGCTCAGTACAGCCCGGCACCGGCGAGTTTAACTTTGCGGTGCAAGAAGCCTATTTGGTAGAAGATGGCCAAATCACCGCGCCACTCAAATCTGCCACCTTAATCAGTACGGGGCCTAAGGTGCTT